A DNA window from Desulfovibrio sp. contains the following coding sequences:
- the ftsZ gene encoding cell division protein FtsZ, with product MAQSIVDDIDTSLASNAKIKVIGVGGGGGNAVQNMIASGLRGVQFVCANTDVQALNKNGASVKVQLGEKLTKGLGAGANPAIGREAAVESVGSIREAIGDADMVFVTAGMGGGTGTGAAPVVAQAAKEMGVLTVGVVTKPFSFEGAKRKRAAEAGLEEFKQHVDCLITIPNDRLLAFAPKKAPFSEMLQKANDVLYYAVKGISDVIVGEGLINLDFADVRTTMAEAGMALMGTGIASGENRAREAAQRAIMSPLLEDVSLESAKAVLYNITAPTDITAEEIAEIGDIIGDATPEEANIIFGVVFDDNIGDEIRLTVIATGIDSPQVIQAVQAPAATVTNFRKPGPDAVVAEPRRTTSRLSQQGMMEEQERGESRLPQSSRRSEVERWYDENSSRPSYLQKREVVGQPRRRAHNPGHEDFTYDEDDFEIPTFIRTQAD from the coding sequence ATGGCTCAGTCTATCGTTGATGATATCGATACCTCGTTGGCCAGCAATGCCAAGATCAAAGTTATTGGCGTAGGTGGTGGCGGCGGTAACGCAGTGCAGAACATGATTGCCTCTGGCCTGCGCGGAGTGCAGTTTGTTTGCGCCAACACCGATGTGCAGGCGCTGAACAAGAACGGCGCCTCTGTTAAGGTGCAGCTTGGTGAAAAGCTCACCAAGGGTCTTGGCGCTGGCGCCAACCCCGCCATTGGCCGTGAGGCGGCGGTGGAAAGCGTTGGCAGCATTCGTGAAGCCATCGGCGATGCCGATATGGTCTTTGTTACCGCTGGCATGGGCGGCGGCACCGGTACCGGCGCTGCTCCTGTTGTTGCTCAGGCTGCCAAGGAAATGGGCGTCCTCACCGTGGGTGTTGTGACCAAGCCTTTCAGCTTTGAAGGCGCCAAGCGCAAGCGTGCGGCGGAAGCAGGGCTTGAAGAGTTCAAGCAGCATGTGGACTGCCTGATCACCATCCCCAACGACCGTCTGCTGGCCTTTGCCCCCAAGAAGGCTCCTTTCTCCGAAATGCTTCAGAAGGCCAACGATGTGCTGTACTACGCCGTCAAGGGTATTTCTGACGTCATTGTGGGCGAAGGCCTCATCAATCTCGACTTTGCAGACGTGCGCACCACCATGGCCGAAGCCGGCATGGCCCTGATGGGCACGGGCATCGCCTCTGGCGAAAACCGCGCCCGCGAGGCCGCCCAGCGCGCCATCATGAGCCCGCTGCTTGAAGATGTTTCGCTTGAGAGCGCCAAGGCGGTTCTGTACAACATCACCGCCCCCACCGACATCACTGCCGAGGAAATTGCCGAAATCGGCGACATCATCGGCGATGCCACTCCTGAAGAAGCCAACATCATCTTTGGTGTTGTGTTTGACGACAATATCGGCGACGAAATTCGTCTCACCGTTATTGCCACCGGCATTGACTCTCCTCAGGTTATTCAGGCCGTGCAGGCTCCTGCGGCCACTGTCACCAACTTCCGCAAGCCCGGCCCTGACGCCGTGGTTGCCGAACCGCGCCGCACCACCTCTCGCCTTTCGCAGCAGGGCATGATGGAAGAGCAGGAACGTGGAGAATCACGTTTGCCTCAGTCTTCGCGCCGCTCTGAGGTTGAACGCTGGTATGACGAAAACAGTAGCCGTCCTTCATATTTGCAGAAGCGTGAAGTTGTAGGCCAGCCGCGCCGCCGTGCGCACAACCCTGGCCACGAAGACTTCACCTATGATGAGGACGATTTTGAAATTCCTACCTTCATCCGCACTCAGGCCGACTAA
- the murB gene encoding UDP-N-acetylmuramate dehydrogenase has translation MREMPAPFLAPRTTLRVGGTAIAEIILERSEDLYLLPDRLKALGGTPLVLGAGSNILAQDGELPLVLIRPFFSDGPVIVGEHEGKVLVRAGAGVPMARLLRFCAVNGLSGLEGLVGIPGSVGGAVAMNAGSHGTETCKNIYNIQVFIDNTIQRINEDALQYGYRTLSINGKKNDFIVLEATFGLTVAERDGICNCMRHNFFKKKSKQPVTAWSAGCVFKNPTPEMSAGRLLDEAGFKGRQLGGMAFSTLHANFLINEGKGSATAALALLQEARQAVRQRFGIELEPEVRIVPCPLP, from the coding sequence ATGCGTGAGATGCCCGCTCCTTTTCTTGCCCCACGCACCACGCTGAGGGTGGGGGGGACCGCCATTGCGGAAATAATACTCGAGCGGAGCGAAGACCTTTATCTATTGCCCGATAGGCTCAAGGCTCTTGGCGGCACACCATTGGTGCTGGGCGCGGGCAGCAATATTCTTGCACAGGACGGCGAGTTGCCGCTGGTTCTGATCCGCCCGTTTTTTAGTGACGGCCCGGTCATTGTGGGCGAGCACGAGGGCAAGGTTCTGGTGCGTGCGGGAGCGGGCGTTCCTATGGCGCGGCTGCTGCGTTTTTGCGCTGTAAACGGGCTTTCCGGCCTTGAAGGGCTGGTGGGCATACCCGGCAGCGTGGGCGGGGCTGTTGCCATGAATGCTGGCTCGCATGGTACGGAAACATGTAAAAATATTTATAATATTCAGGTGTTTATTGATAACACCATTCAGCGTATCAACGAAGATGCACTGCAATACGGCTATCGTACTCTCAGCATTAACGGGAAAAAGAATGATTTTATCGTCTTGGAAGCCACATTTGGCTTGACCGTTGCTGAAAGGGATGGCATCTGTAATTGCATGCGTCACAACTTTTTTAAGAAAAAGTCTAAACAACCTGTGACGGCTTGGAGCGCGGGGTGCGTATTCAAAAATCCCACGCCGGAAATGTCTGCCGGGAGGCTTCTTGACGAGGCCGGTTTCAAGGGCAGGCAGCTTGGGGGAATGGCCTTTTCAACCCTGCATGCAAATTTTTTGATTAATGAAGGCAAGGGCAGCGCCACGGCGGCCTTGGCCCTGTTGCAAGAGGCCCGGCAAGCTGTGCGGCAACGGTTTGGCATTGAGCTTGAGCCGGAGGTCAGGATAGTGCCATGCCCCTTGCCCTGA
- a CDS encoding FtsQ-type POTRA domain-containing protein codes for MPLALKKNGRKARNSYTRASAPVKKSGGGSNVRAGGVIAGIFKKLRGFSGLKSLAALTVLLACLGLILAGVCYSSLWLYNKAITSDFFTTRHVDVTGNVRLSHDMVLQYGGIREGDNSLAVSIAKVERNLRKTPWVEEVSVKRLLPDRFVIRLKERLPSFWVHKDGVLYYANELGEIIAPVESKNFLSLPTLRVDSGAEDALPYLTRLMKGMQSGLLPIEAGAVSSVSVSPGKGIEIYLEDREMRLSIATDDWEGNLSRLSLTLGDLARRHELRNVREIRSVNGNVWVLLNQPA; via the coding sequence ATGCCCCTTGCCCTGAAAAAAAACGGACGCAAAGCCCGTAACTCCTACACACGAGCATCTGCCCCAGTCAAGAAAAGCGGCGGCGGGTCAAACGTACGTGCGGGCGGGGTTATTGCGGGGATTTTCAAGAAGCTCAGGGGCTTCAGCGGGCTGAAAAGCCTTGCGGCGCTGACTGTGCTGCTGGCCTGTCTAGGGCTGATTCTTGCGGGTGTGTGTTATTCGTCGCTCTGGCTCTACAACAAGGCCATAACCAGCGATTTCTTCACCACCCGCCATGTTGACGTGACCGGTAATGTGCGCCTCTCGCACGACATGGTGCTGCAATACGGCGGCATCCGCGAGGGCGACAACAGCCTGGCGGTCAGCATTGCCAAGGTTGAAAGAAACCTGCGCAAGACACCCTGGGTTGAGGAAGTTTCTGTTAAGCGCCTTCTGCCTGACAGGTTCGTGATTCGGCTGAAAGAACGGCTGCCTTCTTTTTGGGTGCATAAGGACGGGGTGCTGTATTACGCCAACGAGCTTGGCGAGATTATAGCGCCGGTCGAGAGCAAGAATTTTCTCTCGCTGCCCACCCTGCGCGTTGACTCGGGGGCAGAAGACGCCTTGCCGTACCTGACGCGTCTGATGAAGGGAATGCAAAGCGGTTTGCTGCCCATAGAGGCGGGGGCTGTTTCATCCGTCAGCGTGAGTCCCGGCAAGGGCATTGAAATTTATCTTGAAGACAGGGAAATGCGGCTTTCCATCGCTACTGACGATTGGGAGGGCAATCTTTCCCGGTTGAGTCTGACCCTGGGCGATCTGGCCCGCAGACACGAACTGCGCAATGTTCGCGAGATTCGATCTGTTAACGGCAACGTTTGGGTTTTACTTAACCAGCCAGCGTAA
- the ftsW gene encoding putative lipid II flippase FtsW, with amino-acid sequence MKNIFSGKEKAPKVNSAMARATEEGPFAPFDWWLFTIMLIILSIGLVMVLSASGIVAEQVNGDKYFFFKRQVIFALGGGVALWSAALLPRHWLYRMQYPALFLALLLLLVTLSPLTPAINGAKRWIPLGFISIQPMEFVKIALALYLAYFMSSKQELIKTFSRGVIPPFAVTGLFCFLLLLQPDFGSAVVLASILFFMCVAGGTRFVYLFFSVALACGGAMALAISSPYRLRRLLAFLDPFQDAHNTGYQLVQSLLAIGSGSFFGVGVGASKQKMFYLPEAHNDFIMAVLAEEMGFVGVSAVMILFALLFWRCYKIIMGQRNLRDRFTAFGITTILAMGSVMNLAVVMGVAPPKGVPMPLMSYGGSNLLATMLCVGLLMNFSRTADTWTTSS; translated from the coding sequence ATGAAGAACATCTTCAGCGGTAAGGAAAAAGCGCCCAAGGTAAACAGCGCCATGGCGAGAGCCACGGAAGAAGGGCCGTTCGCGCCCTTTGACTGGTGGCTTTTCACCATCATGCTCATTATCCTTTCCATTGGTCTCGTGATGGTGCTTTCGGCCAGCGGCATCGTGGCGGAGCAGGTCAACGGCGACAAATACTTTTTCTTCAAGCGTCAGGTCATTTTTGCCCTTGGCGGCGGCGTTGCGCTGTGGAGCGCGGCCCTTCTGCCAAGGCACTGGCTGTACCGCATGCAGTATCCTGCGCTCTTTCTTGCGCTGCTTCTGCTGCTGGTGACGCTCTCGCCCCTTACCCCTGCCATCAATGGTGCAAAACGCTGGATCCCTCTGGGTTTTATCTCCATTCAGCCCATGGAATTCGTCAAAATTGCGCTGGCGCTGTATCTGGCGTATTTCATGAGTTCCAAGCAGGAACTTATCAAGACGTTCAGCCGGGGCGTCATTCCTCCCTTTGCCGTTACGGGGCTGTTCTGCTTTTTGCTGCTTTTGCAGCCTGACTTCGGCAGCGCCGTCGTTCTGGCAAGTATTCTGTTTTTCATGTGCGTGGCGGGCGGCACCCGCTTTGTCTATCTGTTCTTTTCGGTGGCGCTCGCATGCGGCGGCGCTATGGCGCTGGCCATCTCTTCGCCGTATCGTCTGCGCCGTCTGCTGGCCTTTCTTGATCCTTTTCAGGATGCGCACAACACGGGCTACCAGCTTGTGCAGTCGCTGCTTGCCATTGGGTCGGGCAGTTTCTTTGGCGTAGGCGTTGGCGCAAGCAAGCAGAAGATGTTTTATCTGCCTGAAGCGCACAACGACTTTATCATGGCCGTGCTTGCCGAAGAAATGGGCTTTGTGGGCGTAAGCGCCGTGATGATTCTGTTTGCTCTGCTTTTTTGGCGCTGCTACAAAATCATCATGGGCCAGCGGAATCTGCGCGACCGTTTTACCGCATTCGGCATTACCACCATTCTTGCAATGGGTTCGGTCATGAATCTGGCCGTGGTCATGGGGGTTGCGCCGCCCAAGGGCGTGCCCATGCCCCTCATGAGTTACGGCGGTAGTAACCTTTTGGCCACCATGCTGTGCGTGGGCCTGCTCATGAACTTTTCAAGGACGGCGGACACATGGACAACATCATCCTGA
- the ftsA gene encoding cell division protein FtsA, whose amino-acid sequence MNKSELIVGLDIGTTKICAVVGELSESGLVDVVGIGTSVSTGLRKGVVVNIEQTVQSIRKAVEDAELMAGCEIHSVYVGIAGSHIMGINSHGVIAVKGGEVAQRDIERALDAARAVAIPADREVIHILPQEYIVDNQRGIADPLGMAGVRLEVKVHIVTGAVSSAQNIVRSCHRSQLEVADIALESLASAKAVLTEEEREIGVALVDLGGGTTDIAVFANDAIKHTAVLALGGQNLSNDIAFGLRTPIASAEKIKLKYGCALADLVRNDEFIEVPSVGGREPRRLSRQVLAEICEPRMEEILYLVDQTLVRSGYKDMIGAGVVLTGGTALIEGCQELGEQIFNLPTRIGYPRNIGGLKDVVNSPKFSTAVGLLRYGAEKELSGQKKFTTRSESGVFDGVLSRMKKWFADIS is encoded by the coding sequence ATGAATAAGTCCGAGCTCATCGTTGGCCTCGACATCGGCACCACAAAGATATGCGCTGTGGTGGGCGAGCTGTCGGAGTCGGGACTTGTAGATGTGGTGGGCATCGGCACCAGTGTTTCCACTGGTTTGCGCAAGGGCGTGGTGGTCAACATTGAACAGACCGTCCAGTCCATCCGCAAGGCCGTGGAAGATGCGGAACTTATGGCGGGCTGCGAAATCCACTCCGTATACGTTGGGATTGCGGGCAGCCACATCATGGGCATCAACAGCCACGGCGTGATTGCCGTCAAGGGCGGCGAGGTCGCGCAGCGCGATATTGAACGCGCCCTTGATGCCGCCAGGGCTGTGGCCATTCCTGCCGACCGAGAGGTCATCCATATTCTGCCTCAGGAATACATTGTTGATAACCAGCGCGGCATTGCCGACCCGCTCGGCATGGCTGGCGTACGCCTTGAAGTGAAGGTGCACATTGTTACGGGCGCTGTTTCTTCAGCCCAAAACATTGTGCGCTCGTGCCACCGCAGCCAGCTTGAAGTTGCCGATATTGCCCTTGAATCGCTGGCATCGGCCAAGGCCGTGCTGACCGAAGAAGAACGCGAAATCGGCGTTGCTCTGGTTGATCTGGGCGGCGGCACCACCGATATTGCCGTTTTTGCCAACGATGCAATCAAGCACACGGCTGTTCTGGCGCTCGGCGGGCAGAACCTTTCCAACGACATTGCCTTTGGTCTGCGCACTCCCATCGCCTCTGCCGAAAAGATCAAGCTCAAGTATGGCTGCGCCCTTGCCGACCTTGTGCGCAACGATGAATTTATCGAAGTTCCCAGCGTGGGTGGCCGTGAGCCGCGTCGGCTTTCGCGTCAGGTGCTGGCCGAAATATGCGAACCCCGCATGGAAGAAATTCTTTACCTTGTGGATCAGACCCTCGTGCGCTCCGGCTACAAGGACATGATCGGCGCAGGCGTGGTGCTCACGGGCGGCACGGCGCTGATTGAAGGCTGCCAGGAACTGGGCGAACAGATTTTCAATCTGCCCACGCGCATTGGCTACCCGCGTAACATTGGGGGCCTGAAAGACGTGGTCAACAGCCCCAAGTTTTCCACGGCGGTCGGTTTGCTGCGTTACGGTGCGGAAAAGGAACTTTCCGGGCAGAAAAAATTTACCACACGTAGTGAAAGCGGCGTTTTTGACGGTGTGCTTTCGCGAATGAAAAAGTGGTTTGCGGACATTTCATAA
- the murC gene encoding UDP-N-acetylmuramate--L-alanine ligase — translation MNSKIRRIHMVGIGGAGMSGIAEVLLNQGYEVSGSDMSDSAVVRHLRDLGAHVAVGHAAENVGDVQVLVKSTAISDENPELVEARRRNIAIIPRAEMLAELMRLRQGIAIAGTHGKTTTTSLTASIFDTAELDPTVIIGGRLNAYGTNAHLGHGEYLIAEADESDGSFLCLLPIINVVTNVDEDHLDHYKTRQGIDDAFVQFMNNVPFYGLNIVCGDDPGVRALLARVKRPVLTYGFAEDNVLRAVPLECGVRNNFEVWRNGVKLGQVSLPQPGRHNMLNALAAIGAAMEVDISFEKCAEGLNGFGGVGRRFEFKGEKGGVTVVDDYGHHPAEIAATLATARQVFPGRRIVAAFQPHRFSRTQAHFGEFCKVFDSVDQLLLTEIYAASEKPIPGVSGQSLAQGIRQVSTTPVEYYQTLNDLAAALPNVLREGDVLLTLGAGSITRLGPAWLEGQDHA, via the coding sequence ATGAACAGCAAGATTCGGCGTATTCATATGGTGGGCATTGGCGGCGCGGGCATGAGCGGCATTGCCGAGGTTCTTCTCAATCAGGGCTACGAGGTTTCCGGCTCTGACATGAGCGATTCTGCCGTTGTGCGTCATCTGCGCGACCTTGGCGCACACGTTGCCGTGGGCCATGCCGCGGAAAACGTGGGGGATGTTCAGGTTCTGGTAAAGTCCACCGCCATCAGCGATGAAAATCCAGAGCTTGTGGAAGCACGCCGCCGCAACATTGCCATAATCCCGCGCGCCGAAATGCTGGCAGAACTGATGCGCTTGCGACAGGGCATTGCCATTGCCGGTACACATGGCAAGACCACTACAACATCACTTACGGCATCTATCTTTGATACTGCGGAGCTTGATCCTACAGTTATTATCGGCGGCAGGCTCAACGCTTATGGCACCAACGCACATCTTGGGCACGGCGAATATCTGATAGCCGAAGCCGACGAGTCTGACGGCTCCTTTCTGTGTCTTTTGCCCATCATCAATGTCGTGACCAACGTGGACGAAGACCATCTGGATCACTACAAAACCCGACAGGGCATTGATGATGCCTTTGTGCAGTTCATGAACAACGTTCCTTTTTACGGCCTGAACATCGTCTGCGGCGACGACCCCGGCGTGCGCGCCCTGCTTGCACGTGTGAAGCGCCCTGTGCTTACTTACGGCTTTGCGGAGGACAACGTGCTGCGCGCCGTGCCGCTTGAATGCGGCGTGCGCAACAACTTTGAGGTGTGGCGCAACGGCGTCAAGCTCGGTCAGGTCAGCCTACCGCAGCCGGGTCGTCATAATATGCTCAACGCTCTGGCCGCCATTGGCGCGGCTATGGAAGTGGACATCAGCTTTGAAAAATGCGCCGAGGGCCTGAATGGTTTTGGCGGCGTGGGGCGACGCTTTGAATTCAAGGGCGAGAAGGGCGGTGTGACTGTGGTTGACGATTACGGCCATCACCCGGCGGAAATTGCGGCTACCCTTGCAACGGCGCGGCAGGTCTTTCCTGGTCGGCGCATTGTGGCGGCTTTTCAGCCGCACCGTTTCAGTCGCACACAGGCCCATTTTGGCGAGTTCTGCAAAGTTTTTGACAGTGTGGATCAGCTGCTGCTCACCGAAATTTACGCCGCGTCTGAAAAGCCCATTCCCGGTGTTTCGGGGCAGAGTCTCGCTCAAGGCATCCGTCAGGTTTCCACAACTCCGGTGGAATACTACCAGACCCTTAATGACCTTGCCGCAGCCCTGCCCAATGTGTTGCGCGAGGGTGATGTGCTGCTGACCCTTGGCGCTGGCAGCATCACCCGCCTTGGCCCCGCCTGGCTGGAAGGACAAGACCATGCGTGA
- the mraY gene encoding phospho-N-acetylmuramoyl-pentapeptide-transferase: MFYNLFVPLTSEWTVFNVFRYISFRSLAALITALVLSILIGPRFIGWLRSLKCGQYIHEDVAAHACKAGTPTMGGLLMLFTLSISLLLWSDLTNPYIWQAFLVFAGFGAVGFWDDITKLRHHKNKGISGRSKMAGQLVIACAAMVLLYINPDYSSKLTIPFLKEVTFDLGWFYLPFGVFVMVASSNAVNLTDGLDGLAIGPSIVACLVFSIFIYITGNARFAGYLLLPYMPGVGEVTVFCAALVGAGLGFLWFNAYPAQVFMGDVGSLSLGGVLGYLALLCKQELVLSVVGGLFVAETLSVILQVGYFRWTGGKRIFRMAPLHHHFELKGVPESKIIIRFWITSILLGLVALSVLKLR; the protein is encoded by the coding sequence ATGTTCTATAATCTCTTTGTCCCCCTTACGTCCGAATGGACGGTATTCAACGTTTTTCGGTACATCAGCTTCCGCTCGTTGGCCGCGCTCATCACTGCTCTGGTGCTTTCCATTCTCATTGGCCCCCGGTTTATCGGCTGGCTCCGCAGCCTCAAATGCGGCCAGTATATTCATGAAGACGTTGCCGCCCACGCCTGCAAGGCCGGCACCCCCACCATGGGCGGCCTGCTCATGCTGTTTACGCTCAGCATCAGCCTGCTTTTGTGGTCTGACCTGACCAATCCCTACATCTGGCAGGCCTTTCTTGTTTTTGCGGGCTTCGGGGCCGTTGGCTTCTGGGACGACATCACCAAGTTGCGCCACCACAAAAACAAGGGGATTTCCGGCAGGTCCAAGATGGCGGGGCAACTGGTCATTGCCTGCGCGGCAATGGTGCTGCTCTACATTAATCCCGATTACAGCAGCAAGCTGACCATACCTTTTCTGAAAGAAGTTACCTTTGATCTGGGCTGGTTTTATTTGCCCTTTGGCGTGTTTGTCATGGTGGCCTCTTCCAACGCCGTTAATCTGACGGACGGTCTGGACGGCCTTGCAATCGGGCCTTCCATTGTGGCTTGCCTCGTTTTTTCCATTTTTATTTATATCACGGGCAACGCCCGCTTTGCCGGATACCTGCTGCTGCCCTACATGCCCGGCGTGGGCGAGGTCACAGTGTTCTGCGCGGCGCTTGTGGGCGCGGGCCTTGGCTTTTTGTGGTTCAACGCCTATCCGGCCCAGGTATTCATGGGCGATGTGGGTTCACTTTCGCTTGGCGGCGTGCTGGGCTATCTGGCCCTGCTGTGCAAGCAGGAACTTGTTCTCTCTGTTGTGGGCGGCCTTTTTGTGGCCGAAACGCTTTCGGTCATTCTGCAGGTCGGCTACTTTCGCTGGACTGGCGGCAAACGTATTTTCCGCATGGCACCCTTGCACCATCATTTTGAACTCAAGGGCGTGCCTGAATCCAAGATCATCATCCGGTTCTGGATAACTTCCATCCTGTTGGGCCTTGTGGCGCTTTCTGTTCTGAAGCTGCGCTGA
- the murD gene encoding UDP-N-acetylmuramoyl-L-alanine--D-glutamate ligase → MALEKNRGRRIEPGELAVVVGAGRSGLAAARLLRRAGARVRLLDSNLKALAGREVLSAELAALGIDVQLGEHSAAQFAGATFVVPSPGMPVARLAGLVDTQVSEILAEMELAWRYLDDEPVLAITGTSGKTTTASLAAAMLHEQGYSVFLGGNIGTPLSEYVLGGKKADVLVLEISSFQLQACTTFCPRAGILLNITPNHLDYHKDMAEYTEAKFRLFRCQDEGDLAVLGEDLQALADAHRLKARKVFVKATERFPTSCLMGAHNRINEEAAWQACRLFGVTDASATRAVERFQPLPHRLERVRELGGVLYVNDSKCTTVSALQVALEAFDRPVRLLCGGKFKGGDLAGLADLLRAKVQEVVLFGASREHFEKAWQGIVPISWHETMEPAVRFASANAKSGDVVLLAPATSSYDLYKNYEQRGEDFKQIVGKLS, encoded by the coding sequence ATGGCACTGGAGAAAAATCGCGGCAGACGTATTGAACCCGGCGAGCTGGCAGTTGTTGTGGGGGCGGGCCGTTCAGGTCTTGCTGCCGCCAGACTGTTGCGGCGCGCCGGGGCGAGGGTTCGGCTACTGGACAGCAACCTCAAGGCGCTGGCCGGAAGGGAAGTGCTTTCCGCTGAACTTGCTGCCCTTGGTATTGACGTGCAGCTTGGCGAGCATTCTGCCGCGCAGTTTGCAGGCGCGACCTTTGTGGTGCCCAGCCCCGGCATGCCTGTAGCCAGGCTTGCAGGGCTGGTGGACACGCAGGTTTCTGAAATTCTGGCCGAAATGGAACTGGCCTGGCGCTACCTTGATGATGAGCCAGTGCTGGCCATTACCGGCACCAGCGGCAAAACCACCACGGCCTCTCTGGCTGCCGCCATGCTGCATGAGCAGGGCTATTCCGTGTTTTTGGGCGGCAATATCGGGACGCCGCTTTCGGAATATGTTCTCGGCGGTAAAAAGGCCGATGTGCTTGTGCTTGAGATCTCCAGCTTCCAGTTGCAGGCCTGCACTACTTTTTGTCCGCGCGCGGGCATCCTGCTCAACATCACGCCCAACCATCTTGATTACCATAAGGACATGGCGGAATACACCGAAGCCAAATTCCGCCTGTTCCGCTGTCAGGACGAAGGCGATCTGGCCGTGCTTGGCGAAGACCTGCAAGCGCTGGCTGACGCCCACCGCCTCAAGGCCCGCAAGGTTTTTGTAAAGGCCACCGAGCGCTTTCCCACAAGCTGTCTCATGGGCGCGCACAACCGCATCAATGAAGAAGCCGCATGGCAGGCCTGCCGCCTTTTTGGCGTGACGGATGCCAGTGCGACCAGGGCCGTGGAGCGTTTTCAGCCATTGCCGCACCGTCTTGAGCGCGTGCGCGAGCTTGGTGGCGTGCTGTACGTCAACGATTCCAAATGTACCACGGTTTCCGCCCTTCAGGTGGCGCTGGAGGCCTTTGACCGCCCAGTGCGGCTGCTCTGCGGCGGCAAGTTCAAGGGCGGCGATCTGGCCGGGCTTGCCGATCTGCTGCGCGCCAAAGTGCAGGAAGTCGTGCTTTTTGGGGCCAGCCGCGAGCATTTTGAAAAGGCCTGGCAGGGAATTGTGCCCATAAGCTGGCACGAAACAATGGAGCCTGCTGTACGTTTCGCCTCGGCAAATGCCAAAAGCGGCGATGTGGTGCTGCTTGCGCCCGCCACCTCCAGCTATGATCTGTACAAGAATTATGAACAGCGTGGAGAAGACTTCAAACAGATTGTGGGTAAACTGTCATGA
- the murG gene encoding undecaprenyldiphospho-muramoylpentapeptide beta-N-acetylglucosaminyltransferase → MDNIILTTGGTGGHIFPALAVAEELRRRNPNANLLFVGSLYGPEERLMRQAGIPFEGLPVRGLLGRGFKAVGAGAQMALAVGKAVGILRRFKPDVVAGFGGYAAFAPMLAARILGVPGVLHEQNAIAGASNRFLARLARRVCISLPNTSGFDMKKCVFTGNPVRAAVSAVGQVDRHRQTRRLLVVGGSQGAHALNAFMLENLAEFRGAGVEIRHQTGITDEGSARAAYVAAGYAPECVSAFIDDMAGAYAWADVALCRAGASTVAELCAAGLPSVLVPFPYAIHDHQTRNAEVLTRSGAAVLVPEGRMAVQGMSDILLRLLTMPGEREPMAAAALAAARPDAAARVVAVLEQTA, encoded by the coding sequence ATGGACAACATCATCCTGACGACCGGCGGCACGGGCGGGCATATCTTTCCGGCATTGGCTGTGGCAGAGGAATTGCGGCGTCGCAATCCCAATGCCAACTTGCTGTTTGTTGGCTCGCTCTACGGGCCGGAAGAACGGCTGATGCGTCAGGCGGGCATTCCCTTTGAGGGACTGCCTGTGCGCGGTCTTTTGGGGCGCGGCTTCAAGGCTGTGGGCGCAGGCGCGCAGATGGCCCTTGCCGTGGGCAAGGCCGTGGGCATTCTACGCCGTTTCAAGCCTGATGTTGTGGCTGGATTCGGCGGGTATGCCGCATTTGCGCCCATGCTGGCCGCACGTATTCTTGGCGTGCCCGGCGTGCTGCACGAGCAGAACGCCATAGCCGGTGCCAGCAACCGTTTTCTGGCCCGGCTTGCGCGGCGCGTGTGCATTTCGCTGCCCAACACCAGCGGCTTTGATATGAAGAAATGCGTGTTTACGGGCAACCCTGTGCGGGCGGCCGTAAGTGCGGTGGGGCAGGTGGATCGCCACCGGCAGACGCGCCGTCTGCTGGTCGTAGGCGGTTCGCAGGGCGCGCATGCACTCAATGCCTTTATGCTTGAAAATCTGGCGGAATTTCGCGGTGCCGGGGTGGAGATCCGCCACCAGACCGGCATAACCGACGAGGGCAGTGCGCGCGCGGCCTATGTGGCTGCGGGTTATGCCCCCGAATGCGTTTCCGCCTTTATAGACGACATGGCCGGGGCCTATGCCTGGGCGGACGTGGCCCTGTGCCGCGCCGGGGCCAGCACGGTAGCGGAGCTTTGCGCCGCAGGCCTGCCCTCGGTTCTTGTGCCTTTTCCCTATGCCATTCACGATCACCAGACCCGCAATGCCGAGGTGTTGACCCGCAGCGGCGCTGCCGTACTGGTGCCTGAAGGACGTATGGCCGTACAGGGGATGTCTGACATCCTGCTGCGGCTCCTGACCATGCCCGGCGAACGCGAACCCATGGCCGCAGCCGCACTTGCCGCTGCCCGGCCTGACGCGGCAGCGCGCGTGGTCGCGGTTCTGGAACAAACAGCGTAA